CTGGGTGACCGGAGAGCGGCACCGCCCCACCCATGTCCTGCTGCACGGCCTGCCGATGAACGCCGACGTCTGGGCGCCCCTCGCCGCCCGCCTTCCCGGCCCGGTGCTGGCCCCCGACCTGCCGGGGCTGGGCCGTTCGGCCGCCACGGACCGGCCGGTGGACGCGTGGCTGGCAGAGCTGCTGAGCCCGGTGTCGACCCGCCCCGTGCTGGTCGCGCACTCCGCGGCCTGCGGACCCGCGCTCCGCTTCGCCGTCGACCACCCGGAACGCGTCAGCGGGCTCGTCCTCGTCTCCCCGGCGTTCCTGCAGGCACCCGCGGCGCGGCTCGCTCGCTCGGGCCTGGCCGCGCCGATGCTGCGCCGTATGTCCGCCGCTCGGCTGGCCGGGACGCTGGGTGTTCCCGAGGGGGCGGAGGTGGAAAGCGCCGCGGCCGACCTGCGCCGTCGCGGGGTGGCGCGCCGGGTGGCCGCGACGCTGCGCACGGACGTCGCCGAGCGGCGGCTGTCGCGGACGCTGCTGGACCGGGTGGAGGTCCCGGTCCGGATCGTCGTGGGCTCGAAGGACCCGCTGGTCGCGTCCGTCGATCACCCGGTGACCGAGATCGCCGGCGCCGGCCACTACCCCCAGCTGACCCACCCCGCCCAGCTGGCCCACGCCCTCGGCGCCGCCACGGACGGCGGGTGAGCCGACGGGGGTGAGCCGACGGCGGATGACCCGACGGCGGATGACCCGACGGCAGGTGACCCGACGGCAGGTGAGCCCACAGCGGATGAGCCCACAGCAGACCCGACAGCGGATGACCCGCCGGCAGGAACCCCGCACGGACACCCGCGCCTACAGAGGCGGGCCCCCCGCCGGCACCAGGATCCGGGCCAGCATCGCGCGCGCGTACTCCTCGTCGTACGTGCCGTCGGTGAGCAGCACCTGGAGGCAGATGCCGTCCATGAGGGCGACCAAGGCCCGCGCGGTGGCGGCGTCGGTCCGGGTGGCGAGCGCCGCGACGACGGTCTCGGTCCACTCGGCGGCGACCGGGCGCAGGGCGGGGCGGCGCAGGGCGGCGAGGTAGAGCTCGTACTCCAGCTCCACGCCGACGCGTTCGCCGCCCAGCCACTCCCCCAGGAGCCGGGCGAGCGCGGCGGCGGGGTCGGTGTCCGGCGCGGCGAGGGCGGGGCTCTCGCGGAGCTGCCGCCCGAAGCCCTCGTTGGCCTTGCGCAGGGCGGCGACGAGGAGTTCGTCGAGGGAGGCGAAGTGGTACGTGGTGGAGCCGAGCGGCACGTCCGCCTCGGCGGCGACGGTGCGGTGGCTCAGCCCGGCGATGCCGGCCCGGCCGACGACCCGGAGGGCGGCGTCGACGATCCGCTCGCGCCGCTCGGGGTCGTGGCGGCGGGCGCGGGCCATCAGTGCGCGCCGCCGAGGTTGAGGACAGCGACACCGGCGACGATGAGGACGATCCCGGCGATCTTGGCGAGGCTGAGGGTCTCACCGAGGAAGAGGATGCCGATCGTGGCGACGGCGGCGGTGCCGACCCCGGACCAGATGGCGTACGCGGTGCCGACCTGGAGCGTCTTGAGCGCCTGGGCGAGGAGCGCGAAGGCGATGAGGTAGCCCGCGCAGGTGATCAGCGAGGGCCAGAGCTTGGAGAAGCCGTCGCTGTACTTCATCGAGGTGGTGGCGAGGATCTCCGCCACGATGGCGCCCGCCAGCAGTCCGTAACCCATGCGTACGAGCGTACACAAGGATGTGTACGGCCGTACACAAAGCCGACCGATACCGTGTCCCGCATGACGATTCCCCCAGGTCCGCCCTACGGCTACGGATACGGCTACCCGCCGCCGCCCCCGCCGCCGCAGCCCGGCGTGATACCCCTGGCGCCGCTCGGCCTCGGCGCCGTCCTCTCGGGTGCCTTCTCCGCCTTCGGCCGCCACTGGAAGCAGCTGATCGGCGTCACCGCCGCCGTCTACGGCTCGGCACTCCTGCTGGTGGCAGCGGCCCTGCTCATCGCGTACGCGGCCGTGAGCGACCGCTTCCCCGCCGTGTTCGACCTGCCGGCCGGCCAGGATCCGCAGTGGGTCGACCTCCGGCCGCTGATCATCGCCTTCACCTGCGTCTGGGTCGTCGGCCTGCTCGCGGCCCTCGGCGCCAACGCGGTGATGGCCGCGGCCTGCCCGGCCGTGATCCAGGAGGCCGTCCTCGGCCGCCCGACCACCTTCGGCGCACTGTGGCGCCGGTCCTGGTCCCGGATGCCGGCCGTCCTGGGCACGGTGCTCCTGACGAGCGTCGCCCTGATGCTCCCGGTCGTGCTCTTCCTCCTGGCCTTCTTCGGCCTGTTCCTGGCGCTGCTCACCGACCTGGGCGACCTGGACGGCACACCTCTGGAGGGCGACTGGTCCCTGCCGGCCACGGCGGCCATGCTCCTGGCCCTGCTCGTCACGCCGCTCGCGCTCTGGATCTGGATCAAGTTCAGCCTGGCCCCCGCGGCCGCCGTGATGGAGGGGCAGGGCGTCTTCGCCTCGATGCGCCGCTCCTCGGCCCTGATCCGCGGCTCCTGGTGGCGCGTCTTCGGCATCCTGCTGCTCGTCGGGCTCATCACCACCGTCGCGAGCTGGCTGATCCAGCAGCTCCTCTCCACGGTGGCGTGGATTCCGATGGCGGGCGTCGGCTTCACCGGCGGCGACGCCGCCGCGCTGATCACCGGCCTCTCCGTGACCTTCACGCTGGTGATCATCGGACAGCTGATCAGCCAGCTGATCGTCTCCGTCTTCCCCCCGCTGGTGACCGCCCTGCTCTACGTCGACCAGCGGATCCGCAAGGAGAACCTGGCCCCGGAGCTCGCCCGCGCGGCCGGCCTCGCCTAGGGGGTGTCCAGCGGATCAGGGCCTGTCCGACCTCGATCCGCCGGACAGGCCCTGGCCGGACACCCCCAGGGCGTCTCCGGAGAACGCGAAACGGCCGCGCCCCGAAGGGCACGGCCGTTTCGCGTGGTCGAATCCCCGACCACGAGGTCTCAGACGTTGAAGCCGAGTGCGCGCAGCTGCTCGCGGCCGTCGTCCGTGATCTTGTCCGGACCCCACGGCGGCATCCAGACCCAGTTGATCTTCAGCTCGTTGACGATGCCGTCCGTCGCCGACTTCGCCTGGTCCTCGATCACATCGGTCAGCGGACAGGCCGCCGACGTCAGGGTCATGTCCAGCGTCGCGACGTTCGAGTCGTCGATGTGGATGCCGTAGATCAGCCCGAGGTTGACCACGTCGATGCCCAGCTCGGGGTCGACGACGTCGTACAGCGCCTCACGGACTTCTTCCTCGGTGGCCGGCTTCATCGTGGCCTCAGCGTTCTCGGTCATGCCGACTTCCTCTCCGCGTCACCCAGCGCCTGGGCGGTCGCGTCCTTCCACGCCATCCAGCTGAGCAGCGCGCACTTCACACGGGCCGGGTACTTGGAGACGCCCGCGAACGCGACCGCGTCCTCCAGGACCTCCTCCATCGCGTCGTCGGGCTCGATCTGGCCCTTGGACTGCATCAGCTCCAGGAAGGTGCCCTGGATCTTCTGCGCCTCGGCCAGCTCCTTGCCGACGAGCAGCTCGTTCAGGACCGAGGCCGAAGCCTGGCTGATCGAGCAGCCCTGACCCTCGTACGAGACGTCCGCGATGCGCGAGCCCTCGTACTTCACGCGGAGCGTGATCTCGTCGCCGCACGTCGGATTGACGTGGTGCACCTCGGCATCGCCGTCCCGAAGACCGCGCCCGTGGGGGTGCTTGTAATGGTCCAGGATGACGTCCTGGTACATCGAATCCAGCTTCACGACCCAACCCCTACCCGAAGAAGTTCCGTACGTGCTCCAGACCCGCGACCAAGGCGTCGACCTCGGCCGGGGTGGAGTACAGATAGAACGACGCCCGCGTGGTCGCAGGAATTCCGTACCGCAGGCAGACCGGCCGCGCACAGTGGTGGCCGACGCGGACCGCGATGCCCTCCTCGTCGAGCACCTGACCCACGTCGTGCGGGTGGATGTCGCCGAGCGTGAAGGAGATCGCAGCGCCGCGGTCCTCGGCCGTGGTGGGGCCGATGATCCGCAGGTCCGGGACTTCCTGGAGACGCCGGACGGCGTACTCGGTGATCGCGTGCTCGTGGCGCGCGATGTTCTCCATGCCGATCGCCGACAGGTAGTCCACGGCCGCGCCGAGGCCGACGGCCTGGGCGATCGGGGGCGTACCCGCCTCGAACTTGTGCGGAGCCGGAGCGTAGGTCGAGGAGTGCATCGAAACGGTCTCGATCATCTCGCCGCCGCCGAGGAAGGGCGGGAGGTCCTCCAGGAGCTCCTGCCGTCCCCACAGCACACCGATGCCGGTCGGGCCGCACATCTTGTGGCCGGTGAAGGCCACGAAGTCGGCCTGGAGCGCCTGCACGTCCAGGACCATGTGCGGGGCCGCCTGGGAGGCGTCGATGCAGACGAGCGCACCGACCTCCTGGGCACGGCGGATGATCGTCTCGACCGGGTTGATCGTGCCCAGCAGGTTCGAGACCAGCGTGAACGAGACGATCTTGGTCTTCTCGGTGATGACCTCTTCGATGTTCGAGAGGTCGAGACGGCCGTCGTCGGTCAGGCCGAACCACTTCAGCTTCGCGCCCGTGCGCTGCGAGAGCAGCTGCCACGGCACGATGTTGGAGTGGTGCTCCATCTCCGTGATGGCGATCTCGGTCTCGTGGTCCACGCGGTAGGGCTCGTCGGCCCAGCCCAGCATGTTGGCCACGAGGTTGAGCGACTCCGAGGCGTTCTTGGTGAAGATCACCTCGTCGCGGCTCGGCGCGTTGATGAACGCCGCGATCTTGTCGCGGGCGCCCTCGTACAGCGCCGTCGCCTCCTCGGCGACCAGGTAGACGCCGCGGTGCACGTTGGCGTTGTGCTGCTCGTAGTACTCGTTCAGCGCGTCGAGGACCTGGCGCGGCTTCTGCGAGGTCGCCGCGGAGTCCAGGTACACGATCTTCTTGCCGTCGTGGACCACGCGATCCAGGAGCGGGAAGTCCTTGCGGATCGCCTCGGTGTCGAGGAGGCCGGAGAGCCCCTGATGGGCAGATGTCACGCGGATGCGCCACCCTTCGTGCTGTAGGCCTCGTAGCCCTCGTTCTCCAGCTTGTCGGCGAGCTCGGCGCCGCCGGACTCGACGATGCGGCCCTCGGAGAAGACGTGAACGAAGTCGGGCTTGATGTAGCGCAGGATGCGCGTGTAGTGCGTGATCAGCAGGGTGCCGACCTCACCGGTCTCGCGGACGCGGTTGACGCCCTCGGAGACCTGGCGCAGCGCGTCGACGTCCAGGCCGGAGTCGGTCTCGTCGAGGATCGCGATCTTCGGCTTGAGGAGCTCCAGCTGGAGGATCTCGTGGCGCTTCTTCTCACCGCCGGAGAAGCCCTCGTTGACGTTGCGCTCGGCGAAGGCCGGGTCCATCTGGAGCTGCTCCATCGCGGACTTGACCTCCTTCACCCAGGTGCGCAGCTTGGGGGCCTCGCCGCGGATGGCGGTGGCGGAGGTGCGCAGGAAGTTGGAGACCGAGACACCGGGGACCTCGACCGGGTACTGCATGGCCAGGAAGACGCCGGCGCGGGCGCGCTCGTCGACCGACATCTCCAGGACGTCCTCACCGTCGAGGGTGACGGTGCCGCCGGTGACCGTGTACTTCGGGTGGCCGGCGAGCGAGTACGCCAGGGTCGACTTGCCGGAGCCGTTGGGGCCCATGACGGCGTGGGTCTCGCCCTGCTTGATGGTCAGGTCGACACCCTTGAGGATCTCGCGGGGGCCGTTCTCGGCCTCGACGGAGACGTGCAGGTTGCGGATTTCAAGCGTTGCCATGGGTGACTCAGGACTCCTGGGTGACGGAGACGAGCACATCGTCCCCTTCGATCTTTACGGGGTATACGGGCACGGGGCGCGTCGCGGGAAGGCCGGAGGGCTTCCCGGTGCGGAGGTCGAAGCTCGACCCGTGCAGCCAGCACTCGATGGCGCAGTCCTCGACCTCGCCCTCCGAGAGGGAGACGTTCGCGTGCGAGCAGATGTCGTTGATCGCGAACACCTCGCCCTCGGTGTGCACGACCGACACCGGCGTGCCGTCGACCTCGACCCGCTTCGGGGTGTCGGCCTCCAGCTCGCTCAGCGCGCAGACTCGGACGAAGGCCATCAGACGGAGGCCTCCAGCTCGGCCTCGATCTTGGCGAGGAGACGCTCCTGGACGTCCGGCAGACCGATCTGCTGGACCAGCTCCGCGAAGAAGCCGCGGACGACGAGGCGACGGGCCTCGGTCTGCGGGATACCGCGGGACATCAGGTAGAAGAGCTGCTCGTCGTCGAACCGGCCGGTGGCCGAGGCGTGACCGGCGCCGGCGATCTCGCCGGTCTCGATCTCCAGGTTCGGGACGGAGTCGACCCGGGCGCCGTCCGTGAGGACCAGGTTCCGGTTGAGCTCGTACGTGTCGGTGCCCTCGGCGGCGGCCTGGATGAGGACGTCACCGATCCAGACGGCGTGCGCGTCCTGGCCCTGCAGCGCGCCCTTGTAGGCCACGTTCGACTTGCAGTGCGGGGTGTTGTGGTCGACCAGGAGGCGGTGCTCCTGGTGCTGGCCGGCGTCGGTGAAGTACAGGCCGAAGAGCTCCGCCTCGCCGCCGGGGGCCGCGTACGACACACGGGGGTGGATGCGGACGACGTCGCCGCCGAAGGTGACGATCACCGACTTGAAGGAGGCGTCGCGGCCGACCAGCGCGTTGTGCTGGGCGACGTGGACGGCCTTCTCGTCCCAGTCCTGGACGGAGACGACGGTCAGCTTGGCGCCGTCGCCGAGGACGTAGTCGACGTTGGCGGCGAGCACCGCGTCACCGGTGTGGTCGATGACCACGACGGCCTCGGCGAAGGCACCGAGCTCGATCACCTGGTGGCCGAAGGCGACGCCACCCTGGCCGTGCACCGCGATGCGGATCGGCTCGGTGAGGACGGCCTCCTTGGCGACGGTGACGACCGAGGCCTTCTCGAAGGAGGAGTACGCCTGGGCGGCGACGCGGTCGACGGGCTTGCCGGCCTTGCCGAGGCGCTCGTCCTCGCGACCGACGGTCTCCACGGTGACGCCCTCGGGCGCCTCGATCTCGACCTTGACGCCCTCACCGGACGCGACGGCGGTGCCGTCGTGAAGGCCGCGCAGCCGCGCCAGCGGCGTGAACCGCCACTCCTCCTCACGGCCGTGCGGGACGGGGAAGTCCGCGACGTCGAAGGACGGGGGCGCGCTCATGCGCGTGGCGACGGTGGACTCGGCGGCCACCGCGATCGAGCCGGCGGTGGTGGAGCCCGCCGGGATGTTCTGAGCCTCAGCCATGGCTGTCGTGTTGCTCTCTTCCTGCGTAAAAGAAATCAGTCGCTGCGTTCGGTGGGGCGGAAGGCCTTAGCCGACCGAGCCTTCCATCTGCAGCTCGATCAGCCGGTTGAGCTCCAGGGCGTACTCCATCGGGAGCTCCTTGGCGATGGGCTCCACGAAGCCGCGCACGATCATCGCCATGGCCTCGAACTCGGTCATGCCGCGGCTCATCAGGTAGAAGAGCTGGTCCTCGGAGACCTTGGAGACGGTGGCCTCGTGGCCCATGGAGACGTCGTCCTCGCGCACGTCCACGTAGGGGTACGTGTCGGAGCGGGAGATCGTGTCGACGAGCAGCGCGTCGCAGAGCACGTTGGACTTGGAGCCCGGAGCACCCTCGCCGATCTCGATGAGACCGCGGTAGGAGGTGCGGCCGCCGCCTCGCGCCACCGACTTGGAGACGATGTTGGAGGAGGTGTTCGGAGCCATGTGCACCATCTTGGCGCCGGCGTCCTGGTGCTGGCCCTCGCCCGCGAAGGCGATGGACAGCGTCTCGCCCTTGGCGTGCTCGCCCATGAGGTAGACGGCCGGGTACTTCATGGTGACCTTGGAGCCGATGTTGCCGTCGACCCACTCCATGGTGGCGCCCTCGTAGGCGACGGCGCGCTTGGTCACCAGGTTGTAGACGTTGTTCGACCAGTTCTGGATGGTCGTGTAGCGGCAGCGGCCGCCCTTCTTCACGATGATCTCGACGACGGCGCTGTGCAGCGAGTCCGAGGAGTAGATCGGCGCGGTGCAGCCCTCGACATAGTGGACGTAGGCGTCCTCGTCGACGATGATCAGCGTCCGCTCGAACTGGCCCATGTTCTCCGTGTTGATACGGAAGTAGGCCTGGAGCGGGATCTCGACCTGCACGCCCTTCGGCACGTAGATGAACGAGCCACCGGACCACACGGCCGTGTTCAGCGAGGCGAACTTGTTGTCGCCGACCGGGATGACGGTGCCGAAGTACTCCTTGAAGAGCTCCGCGTGCTCCTTCAGCGCCGTGTCGGTGTCGACGAAGATGACGCCCTGCTCCTCCAGGTCCTCGCGGATCTGGTGGTAGACGACCTCGGACTCGTACTGGGCGGCGACACCGGCGACGAGGCGCTGCTTCTCCGCCTCCGGGATGCCGAGCTTGTCGTACGTGTTCTTGATGTCCTCCGGCAGGTCCTCCCAGGACTCGGCCTGCTTCTCGGTGGACCGCACGAAGTACTTGATGTTGTCGAAGTCGATGCCGGAGAGGTCGGAGCCCCAGGTCGGCATGGGCTTCTTACCGAAGAGCCGCAGACCCTTGAGACGCAGCTTCAGCATCCACTCGGGCTCGTTCTTCTTCGAGGAGATGTCGCGGACGACGTCCTCGTTCAGACCGCGCTTGGCCGTGGCACCGGCCGTGTCGGAGTCGGCCCAGCCGTACTCGTACCGACCCAGGCCCTCAAGCTCGGGGTGGCTGATCTCGGTGGTCATGCGGGGTTCCTCCCGGCCGTACTGACAGATGCTGGTGAACTGGTCTGTGGGGCGCTGTGCGGGATGAACGTCGTGCAGACGCCGTCACCATGCGCGATGGTGGCCAGACGCTGGACGTGCGTTCCCAGGAGGCGGGAGAAGAACTCCGTCTCCGCCTCGCACAGCTGCGGATACTGCTCGGCGACGTGGGCGACCGGGCAGTGGTGCTGGCAGAGCTGCTCGCCGACCGGCGCGTTCCGCGCAGTGGCAGCGTACCCGTCCGCCGTCAGGGCCTTGGCAAGTGCCTCGGTCCTCCGGGCGGGGTCCGCCGAGTCGACGGCTTCCCGGTACGTGTCGCCCTGGGCCTCGATCCGGTCGCGGGCGAAGGCGGCGACGGCCTCCTCCCCACCGGCGTTGCGCTCGATCCAGCGGAGCGCCTCGACGGCCAGGGAGTCGTACGACTGGTCGAACTCGTCGCGGCCGCAGTCGGTGAGCGCGAAGATCTTCGCGGGGCGACCGCGGGCCCGGGTCCCGTAGACGCGCTTCTCGCGGGCTTCGACGACATTGTCGGCGACCAGCGAGTCGAGGTGGCGGCGGACGGCGGCCTGGGTGAGGCGCAGTCGCTCGGCAAGGTCGGCGACGGTCGAGGGACCGTGGTCCAGGATCGACCGCGCGACCCGGTTGCGCGTCGAACGCTCTCGGGTCGCGAGTTCCTCCACCGGAGCCGCGCCAACGTTTTTCACAACGCCATTGTTGCGTAATTAATCGAGGAGTGACAAGCCGCGTCCACGGCGGCCGCGGTGCCGTGCGTCACTCAGGTAAGGCTTACCTGACCTGCGGAAATGATCATTCGTAGGACGAATCCGAGCCCTCGGCCGGGTCGGGACCGGACCACCCCTCGAACCCGTACGTGCAGGCCACAGGCGCTCCACGGCCCATGACGACACCGTCGAAGCCATGCCCACCGCCCCCGGGGAAGCACACGTGAAGTCCCGGTTCGAGGGACCCGGCCCCGCGCCGGAAGGACCTTTCACGCCTCTCTAGACTTCCGCCCATGGGAAATGAGTCCGTCGACAGCGCCGTCCGCGTACGCGGCCTGGTCAAGCGGTACGGAGACAAGACCGCGGTCGACGGCCTCGACCTCGACGTGCGGGCGGGCACCGTCACGGCCGTCCTCGGCCCCAACGGGGCCGGCAAGACCACCACGATCGAGACCTGCGAGGGCTACCGCAGACCCGACGGCGGCACCGTCCGCGTCCTCGGCCTCGACCCGGTCGCCGACGCCGCCGCCCTGCGCCCCCGGATCGGCGTGATGCTCCAGTCCGGCGGCGTCTACTCCGGGGCCCGCGCCGACGAGATGCTCCGCCACATGGCGAAGCTGCACGCCCATCCGCTGGACGTCGGCGCCCTGATCGAGCGCCTGGGCCTCGGCTCCTGCGGCCGCACCACCTACCGCCGGCTCTCCGGCGGCCAGCAGCAGCGCCTCGCGCTCGCCATGGCCGTCGTCGGCCGCCCCGAGCTCGTCTTCCTCGACGAACCGACCGCCGGACTCGACCCGCAGGCCCGCCGCGCCACCTGGGACCTCGTCCGCGAGCTGCGCGCCGACGGCGTCACGGTCGTCCTCACCACCCACTTCATGCAGGAGGCCGAGGAGCTCGCCGACGACGTCGCCATCGTCGACGCCGGCCGGATCGCCGCCCAGGGCAGCCCCGAGCAGCTCTGCCGCGGCGGCGCCGAGAACACCCTGCGCTTCACCGGCCGCCCCGGCCTCGACCTGGGCTCCCTGCTCAAGGCCCTGCCGGACGGCACGGCCGCGGCGGAACCCCTCCCCGGCACGTACCGGATCACCGGCACCGTCGACCCGCAGCTGCTCGCCACGGTCACCACCTGGTGCGCCCAGCACGGCGTCATGCCCGAGGGCATCTCCGTCGAGCGCCACACCCTCGAAGACGTCTTCCTCGAACTCACGGGCAAGGAACTGCGGTCATGAGCACGGGTACGTACTCCCCGAAGCCCGGCGCGGCCCCCGTCGGCCGGATGATCGCGGCGCAGACGGCCCTGGAGGCCCGGATGCTGCTGCGCAACGGCGAGCAGCTGCTCCTCACGGTGATCATCCCCTCGCTGCTCCTCGTCCTGTTCTCCACGGTCGACATCGTCGACACGGGTGCCGGAGAGGCCGTCGACTTCCTCGCCCCGGGCGTCCTCGCGCTCGCCGTGCTCTCCACCGCCTTCACCGGCCAGGCCATCGCGACCGGTTTCGAACGGCGTTACGGGGTGCTCAAGCGACTGGGCGCGTCACCGCTCCCCCGCTGGGCGCTCATGACCGCCAAGACGCTCGCCGTCCTCGTCACCGAGGTGCTCCAGGTCGCGCTCCTCACGGCGATCGCCCTGGCGCTCGGCTGGTCCCCGCAGGGCGACCCCTTCTCCGTCCTGCTGCTCCTGGTCCTCGGCACGGCCGCCTTCTCGGGCCTCGGGCTGCTCATGGCGGGCACGCTCAAGGCGGAGGCCACCCTGGCCGCCGCCAACCTGGTCTTCCTGCTGCTCCTGGTGGGCGGCGGGGTCATCGTGCCGCTGGAGAAGTTCCCGGAGCCGGCCCGCTCGGTCCTGGAGCTGCTCCCCATCTCCGCCCTCTCCGACGGCCTGCGGGACGTCCTCCAGAACGGCGCCTCGATGCCCTGGGGCAACGCGCTGATCCTGGCCGTCTGGGGCGTGCTCGGCCTCGGCGCGGCGGCGAAGTTCTTCCGCTGGGAGTAGTCGAAGGGGTTCAGAGGGTGACGTTTCCTGACAAGCCACCCCCCTCGTGAAAGCGTGCACAAGCCCCGTCCTACGATGGGGCCCGTGCTGACCCCCCTCGCCTACATCGCCCAGCGCTGGACCCCGTCCCCCCGGACGCTCCGGCGCGCCGCGCTCTCCGCCGTCGTGATGAGCGTGTTCATCATCGTCACGGGCGGCGCGGTCCGGCTGACCGGTTCCGGTCTCGGCTGCGACACCTGGCCGAAGTGCACGGAAGACAGCCTCATCGTCACGCCCGAGCAGGGCTACCGCGGCCTGATCGAGTTCGGCAACCGGATGCTGACGTACGTCCTGTCGGCGGCCGTCGGCTGGGCGATCATCGCCGCCCGGTCCACCAAGCCGTGGCGCCGGAACCTCACCCGCTGGAGCTGGGCGCAGTTCTGGATCGTGATGAGCAACGCCGTCATCGGTGGCATCACGGTGTGGATGGGCCTCAACCCGTGGACGGTCGCCGGCCACTTCCTGGCCGCGAACGCGCTGCTCACGGTGGCCGTCATCACCTGGCAGCGGGCCGGCGAGGGCGACACCGCCCCCCGGCCGCGCGTGCCCCGACCGGTCCGCAAGCTGTCCTGGGCGATCACGATCACCTCGGGCCTGCTCATCGCCCTCGGCACCACGGTGACCGGCGCGGGCAAGCACGCCGGCGACAGCAGCGAGGTCCCGCGCATGCCGTGGGACTGGACGAACGCCGCCCATGTCCACGCCATCGCCGCCTGGGTCGTCTGCGCCCTGGCGCTCGCCATGTGGCTGGTGCTGCGCGTGGTGGACGCCCCGGACGACACCCGGGCCCGCGCCCGCGACCTGCTGATCGTGCTGCTGGCCCAGGGCGGGATCGGCTACGTGCAGTACTTCACCGGGGTCCCCGAGGTCCTGGTCGCCGTCCACATGCTCGGCTCCTCGCTGATGTGGATCGCGGTGCTGCGTCTGGCCCTGAGCATGCGCGAGCGCCCGGTGCCCACGGCGGAGATCCCGGCCCAGGCCGACCCGGAGCTCGCGGCGAAGGTCTGACCGGACCGGTCACACCGGACCCGTCACACCGGCTCGGTCAGGGCCTGTCCGGCGGACAGGCCTACCCGAGCCGGTAGACCCGCCGGGCGTTCCCCGCCGCGATCATCGTGGCGACGCGCTGCGCGTCCGAGTGGGACCAGGCGCCCTCCACGACCCACTCCCCCAGCACCCGGGTGAGCGCCGAGCGGAAGACGCCGGCGGCGACCACGTGGAGCTCGGGCAGCCCGTGCGCGCCGCTGGAGAACAGCAGCTTGCCGAAGGGCGCCAGCTCCAGGACCTCCGCGAGGACGGCCGCCGCACGGGCCCCGGTGTGGGCGAGGACCGGCCCGAGGTCCGCGTACACGTGCGGATGGACGCCGGTCAGGTACGCGGCGGCGCGGTGGTGCGGGTAGGCGTGCAGCAGGACGAGGTCGGCGCCCAGCCCCGCGGTGGCGGCGGCGAAGCCGGCGAGGACCGCCGGGTCCCGCTCCCCCGTGCGCAGCTGCAGCGGGCGCCCCGCGGTGACCGCGATCCAGAGGAGATGCCGCAGCAGGACGGGGTCGGTGAGCCGCCCGCCCGCAGAGCGTCCGGCGAGCCAGCGCCCCGCTGCTCCGCGTACCTCCCCGGGTCCCGGGGGTTCGGGCGCCGTCGCGAGCCCTCGGCGTACGCCCTCCACCGAGGTGAAGGCCACGGCGTGCGCGGCGGCTCCGTGGACGGCCTCGGCGAGGTTGGCGAGGAACGCGTCGACGGTCCCCGAGGTGTCGGCGACCTGTTCGGCGAGGGGTTCGAGGCGGACGATCTCGTGGGCCTCGGCGGCGCCGGCGGCGGCGATCTCGGCGGGCCGGGTCAGGTCGCCGGGGAGCCCGGTGTCGACCAGGTAGGTGGAGATCCCGGAGGCCCGCAGGAGCCGGCGGCCCGCCTCGGCGACGCCGAGTTCGCGGCGGCGGGCGAGGTAGCGGGCCGGCGGGCAGTGCGGTTCGAGGCCGAGGAGCGGCGGACACCAGCGGCGTACCGCGAAGCCGGTCTGCGTGTCGAAGAAGGTCGTGCCGGCGGCCGGCATCGCGGGGGGACCGCCGTGCCGGTCGCCGAGGTGCGCGCCGAGGTGGGTCTCGAAGGTGCCGAGGCCGAGTTCCGTACGGAGCACTCCGTGGCAGTACTGGTCCACCAGGTTCGGCGTGTCGATCATCTCGGGGGGCTCCCTGTGTGGACGTGTCTCCACACGTCCTAACGGGTGAGCCCCGCGCGAGGTTGTTGCCTCAGCTGTTGGAGGGGCCGCCGATCTGGATACCGGCCATCCGGGTCCACTC
Above is a genomic segment from Streptomyces sp. NBC_00094 containing:
- a CDS encoding TetR/AcrR family transcriptional regulator — protein: MARARRHDPERRERIVDAALRVVGRAGIAGLSHRTVAAEADVPLGSTTYHFASLDELLVAALRKANEGFGRQLRESPALAAPDTDPAAALARLLGEWLGGERVGVELEYELYLAALRRPALRPVAAEWTETVVAALATRTDAATARALVALMDGICLQVLLTDGTYDEEYARAMLARILVPAGGPPL
- a CDS encoding multidrug efflux SMR transporter — encoded protein: MGYGLLAGAIVAEILATTSMKYSDGFSKLWPSLITCAGYLIAFALLAQALKTLQVGTAYAIWSGVGTAAVATIGILFLGETLSLAKIAGIVLIVAGVAVLNLGGAH
- a CDS encoding oxidoreductase, producing MTIPPGPPYGYGYGYPPPPPPPQPGVIPLAPLGLGAVLSGAFSAFGRHWKQLIGVTAAVYGSALLLVAAALLIAYAAVSDRFPAVFDLPAGQDPQWVDLRPLIIAFTCVWVVGLLAALGANAVMAAACPAVIQEAVLGRPTTFGALWRRSWSRMPAVLGTVLLTSVALMLPVVLFLLAFFGLFLALLTDLGDLDGTPLEGDWSLPATAAMLLALLVTPLALWIWIKFSLAPAAAVMEGQGVFASMRRSSALIRGSWWRVFGILLLVGLITTVASWLIQQLLSTVAWIPMAGVGFTGGDAAALITGLSVTFTLVIIGQLISQLIVSVFPPLVTALLYVDQRIRKENLAPELARAAGLA
- a CDS encoding metal-sulfur cluster assembly factor, producing MTENAEATMKPATEEEVREALYDVVDPELGIDVVNLGLIYGIHIDDSNVATLDMTLTSAACPLTDVIEDQAKSATDGIVNELKINWVWMPPWGPDKITDDGREQLRALGFNV
- the sufU gene encoding Fe-S cluster assembly sulfur transfer protein SufU, coding for MKLDSMYQDVILDHYKHPHGRGLRDGDAEVHHVNPTCGDEITLRVKYEGSRIADVSYEGQGCSISQASASVLNELLVGKELAEAQKIQGTFLELMQSKGQIEPDDAMEEVLEDAVAFAGVSKYPARVKCALLSWMAWKDATAQALGDAERKSA
- a CDS encoding cysteine desulfurase, whose protein sequence is MTSAHQGLSGLLDTEAIRKDFPLLDRVVHDGKKIVYLDSAATSQKPRQVLDALNEYYEQHNANVHRGVYLVAEEATALYEGARDKIAAFINAPSRDEVIFTKNASESLNLVANMLGWADEPYRVDHETEIAITEMEHHSNIVPWQLLSQRTGAKLKWFGLTDDGRLDLSNIEEVITEKTKIVSFTLVSNLLGTINPVETIIRRAQEVGALVCIDASQAAPHMVLDVQALQADFVAFTGHKMCGPTGIGVLWGRQELLEDLPPFLGGGEMIETVSMHSSTYAPAPHKFEAGTPPIAQAVGLGAAVDYLSAIGMENIARHEHAITEYAVRRLQEVPDLRIIGPTTAEDRGAAISFTLGDIHPHDVGQVLDEEGIAVRVGHHCARPVCLRYGIPATTRASFYLYSTPAEVDALVAGLEHVRNFFG
- the sufC gene encoding Fe-S cluster assembly ATPase SufC, which translates into the protein MATLEIRNLHVSVEAENGPREILKGVDLTIKQGETHAVMGPNGSGKSTLAYSLAGHPKYTVTGGTVTLDGEDVLEMSVDERARAGVFLAMQYPVEVPGVSVSNFLRTSATAIRGEAPKLRTWVKEVKSAMEQLQMDPAFAERNVNEGFSGGEKKRHEILQLELLKPKIAILDETDSGLDVDALRQVSEGVNRVRETGEVGTLLITHYTRILRYIKPDFVHVFSEGRIVESGGAELADKLENEGYEAYSTKGGASA
- a CDS encoding bifunctional 3-phenylpropionate/cinnamic acid dioxygenase ferredoxin subunit — its product is MAFVRVCALSELEADTPKRVEVDGTPVSVVHTEGEVFAINDICSHANVSLSEGEVEDCAIECWLHGSSFDLRTGKPSGLPATRPVPVYPVKIEGDDVLVSVTQES